From the genome of Halobellus litoreus, one region includes:
- a CDS encoding MaoC/PaaZ C-terminal domain-containing protein, which produces MTGRDTDVPDTGVSDTNSLDETVTPLDSAGARDDGTATERLTYEDVAVGDRFVADRTVTFTRESIVDFAGKYDPQPFHLGDAADEASPFDGLVASGLHSYCACNRLATEAFFGRVAFLGGRGVDDLRWHRPVNPGDTLAVDVEVVDKRPSDSDPRRGYVDVDVTGRTPDGDAVVTWRVLGMLRRRDAASTSGA; this is translated from the coding sequence ATGACCGGTCGCGATACGGACGTCCCCGACACCGGCGTCTCCGACACGAATTCGCTTGATGAGACCGTCACGCCGCTCGATTCTGCCGGCGCACGCGACGACGGGACAGCAACGGAGCGACTGACGTACGAGGACGTCGCCGTCGGCGACCGCTTCGTCGCCGACCGGACAGTCACGTTCACTCGCGAGTCGATCGTCGACTTCGCCGGGAAGTACGATCCCCAGCCGTTCCACCTCGGCGACGCCGCCGACGAGGCGTCGCCGTTCGACGGTCTCGTCGCCAGCGGCCTGCACAGTTACTGCGCCTGTAACCGACTCGCGACGGAGGCGTTCTTCGGCCGCGTCGCGTTCCTCGGCGGGCGCGGCGTCGACGACCTGCGGTGGCACCGACCGGTAAATCCGGGTGACACGCTCGCGGTCGACGTCGAAGTCGTCGACAAGCGGCCCTCGGACTCCGATCCTCGCCGCGGCTACGTCGACGTCGACGTGACTGGACGGACTCCGGACGGTGACGCCGTCGTCACCTGGCGGGTGTTGGGGATGCTCCGACGCCGCGACGCGGCGTCGACGTCGGGGGCGTGA
- a CDS encoding PQQ-binding-like beta-propeller repeat protein has translation MSPDATGDTPAGPSLRERAERAITRRRLLLAGGLGLGAGALTQVRTEPPAPPDVSAGTWPFTDRDPQRTDAAPGATPPADPSVAWRKRPVASVDALVVGPERVYVGSGRTAADPPVVAALRRADGAVQWTRQVPARCLAAVAGAVYACGESGPAADRSDGGRSGVVTRLAADTGATQWRRDLREYGERLAASERAVYVGYHDGVTAFGRRGRRLFRTSTWGVPVTPLLVDDALLLAGGRVARLGARRWSEVLLEQPPDSAWERNPPDYTLDPTVVARTGAPDLVVTGTLSLNSGTDESPSLRAYELDGGAQRWATVDATPLAEPVIVKELAVREDRLFHAIRTGRDDGRRRTVCCRSATTGEERWRVDFSNWIRSVVVSGDRVLVGTRWDSVTPDTDSPVGSASVDGADTETPPPGRVTALSLDGNVRWQQSIAGSVSNVAPVGSRLFVGTDDASYGGETAASGRLVALE, from the coding sequence ATGTCGCCCGACGCGACCGGCGATACGCCCGCCGGACCGTCCCTCCGCGAGCGGGCCGAACGAGCGATCACGCGGCGGCGGCTCCTCCTCGCCGGTGGTCTCGGACTCGGCGCTGGAGCGCTCACACAGGTGCGAACCGAGCCGCCTGCCCCGCCCGACGTGTCCGCCGGAACGTGGCCGTTCACCGACCGCGACCCGCAGCGAACCGACGCGGCGCCCGGTGCGACCCCACCCGCGGACCCGTCAGTCGCGTGGCGGAAACGGCCGGTTGCGTCGGTCGATGCGCTCGTTGTCGGTCCCGAGCGCGTGTACGTCGGGAGCGGGCGGACGGCGGCCGACCCGCCGGTCGTCGCGGCGCTTCGCCGCGCAGACGGCGCCGTCCAGTGGACCCGGCAGGTTCCCGCGCGGTGTCTCGCCGCGGTCGCCGGCGCCGTCTACGCCTGCGGCGAGTCGGGTCCGGCGGCGGACCGCAGCGACGGCGGACGGTCAGGTGTCGTCACGCGACTCGCGGCCGACACCGGGGCGACGCAGTGGCGGCGGGACCTCCGCGAGTACGGTGAGCGACTGGCCGCGAGCGAGCGGGCGGTCTACGTCGGCTACCACGACGGCGTGACGGCGTTCGGCCGACGGGGCCGGCGGCTGTTCCGCACCTCGACGTGGGGCGTCCCCGTGACGCCGCTTCTCGTCGACGACGCACTCCTCCTGGCGGGCGGGCGCGTGGCGCGGTTAGGCGCCCGTCGGTGGAGCGAGGTGCTTCTCGAACAGCCGCCGGATTCGGCCTGGGAACGGAACCCGCCGGACTACACGCTGGATCCGACTGTCGTCGCGCGGACGGGCGCCCCCGACCTCGTCGTGACGGGGACGCTCTCGCTCAACTCGGGGACCGACGAATCGCCGTCACTCCGAGCGTACGAACTCGACGGTGGCGCGCAGCGCTGGGCAACGGTCGACGCGACCCCGCTGGCCGAACCAGTGATCGTCAAAGAACTCGCGGTGCGCGAAGACCGACTGTTTCACGCGATTCGAACCGGACGGGACGACGGCCGCCGGCGGACTGTCTGCTGTCGCAGCGCGACGACGGGCGAGGAGCGCTGGCGCGTCGATTTCTCGAACTGGATCCGATCGGTCGTCGTCTCCGGTGACCGCGTTCTCGTCGGCACGCGCTGGGACTCAGTCACGCCGGATACAGACTCGCCCGTCGGGAGTGCAAGCGTCGACGGCGCGGACACCGAAACCCCGCCGCCGGGCCGCGTGACGGCGCTCTCGCTCGACGGCAACGTCCGGTGGCAACAGTCGATTGCCGGCTCCGTCTCGAACGTCGCCCCGGTCGGTTCTCGGCTATTCGTCGGCACCGACGACGCGAGTTACGGCGGCGAGACGGCGGCGTCGGGCCGCCTCGTCGCCCTCGAATGA
- a CDS encoding DUF5796 family protein codes for MSARNDVPPSTVGVELLEHGVEVEYTDGRTTLYRGVPEPVTDTLTTPPKKETHVLVTDPTETEGVMLYVNDLKTHDDILEATGVGRVVLDDGEEEEIFPGVTVRRPGGMRTEVEADPEIARGRVFVFVEDDWSERSYEFVGEESEKTGDSETDERTDA; via the coding sequence ATGAGCGCGCGCAACGACGTCCCGCCGAGCACCGTCGGCGTCGAACTCCTCGAGCACGGCGTCGAGGTGGAGTACACCGACGGCCGGACGACGCTGTACCGGGGCGTTCCGGAGCCAGTCACCGACACGCTCACCACGCCCCCGAAGAAGGAGACGCACGTTCTCGTCACCGACCCCACAGAGACGGAGGGCGTGATGCTGTACGTCAACGACCTCAAGACCCACGACGACATCCTCGAAGCGACCGGCGTCGGCCGCGTCGTCCTCGATGACGGGGAGGAAGAGGAGATATTCCCGGGCGTCACCGTCCGCCGGCCCGGCGGGATGCGGACGGAGGTCGAGGCCGACCCCGAAATCGCCCGCGGGCGGGTGTTCGTCTTCGTCGAAGACGACTGGAGCGAGCGTTCCTACGAGTTCGTGGGCGAGGAGTCTGAAAAGACGGGCGACTCCGAGACCGACGAGAGAACCGACGCCTGA
- a CDS encoding DUF7508 domain-containing protein: MALRKRWKQLTRETVASAPDAYALIEFGDDDGTLVRTTAGLLPDELREALAYGDAAQVRWERAQSAEHAERLLDER; encoded by the coding sequence ATGGCACTCCGAAAGCGCTGGAAACAATTGACCCGCGAGACGGTCGCCTCCGCCCCCGACGCCTACGCGCTGATCGAGTTCGGAGACGACGATGGCACCCTCGTCCGCACGACGGCGGGGCTGCTTCCCGACGAACTCCGCGAGGCGTTGGCCTACGGCGACGCCGCACAGGTCCGCTGGGAGCGAGCGCAGTCCGCGGAGCACGCCGAGCGACTGCTCGACGAGCGGTAG
- a CDS encoding DR2241 family protein, with translation MTDVESEQFDVRDDQVDTLCDHLRTDPDPIEFDGLHATADDDGTTFAIETPAVRHGDLSESELRTVASGDDVAPFVTNWYYWEAVVGHRGRHRQAFLRHAEAAHDHAVPERYDALESGMETEWGDVVVTATLASAGHRRYEIRHADDTGIEATELDAHHDPLDAREIATYDDRGRYRPLKTAPTLVSGWVFPDLDGRDAVETLDVLYPASVANWNLEREGDLDVTHWRETAERQTGIYDVIEDLAPEAVDWVAEACCVDSQCLKRREWEYDADHDLAADGGAGTFPCREPCSLVVAAARKWTKLEEEETHTYEFDLTPSEKEQVEAIVDAVADGSTDDIREADVYEGANRYRARFLRAKRFDGDGNLSGTPTHPDEHDVEDGGHDDGH, from the coding sequence GTGACTGACGTGGAGTCCGAACAGTTCGACGTCCGCGACGACCAGGTCGACACGTTGTGTGACCACTTGAGAACGGATCCCGACCCGATCGAGTTCGACGGCCTGCACGCGACTGCGGACGACGACGGCACGACGTTCGCGATCGAAACCCCCGCCGTTCGTCACGGCGACCTCTCCGAATCCGAGCTCCGGACGGTCGCGAGCGGGGACGACGTCGCGCCGTTCGTCACGAACTGGTACTACTGGGAGGCGGTCGTCGGCCACCGCGGCCGGCACCGGCAGGCGTTCCTCCGACACGCCGAGGCCGCCCACGACCACGCCGTCCCGGAGCGGTACGACGCGCTCGAATCCGGAATGGAGACGGAGTGGGGCGACGTCGTCGTGACCGCGACGCTCGCCTCGGCCGGTCACCGCCGGTACGAGATCCGTCACGCCGACGATACCGGGATCGAAGCCACCGAACTGGACGCCCACCACGACCCGCTCGACGCCCGGGAGATCGCGACGTACGACGACCGCGGCCGATACCGGCCGCTGAAGACGGCCCCGACGCTCGTATCGGGGTGGGTTTTCCCCGACCTCGACGGCCGCGACGCCGTCGAGACGCTCGACGTCCTCTACCCCGCCTCGGTCGCCAACTGGAACCTCGAACGCGAGGGCGACCTCGACGTGACCCACTGGCGGGAGACCGCGGAGCGGCAGACCGGGATCTACGACGTCATCGAGGACCTCGCTCCCGAGGCGGTCGACTGGGTCGCCGAGGCCTGCTGCGTCGACTCGCAGTGTCTCAAGCGCCGCGAGTGGGAGTACGACGCCGATCACGACCTGGCGGCCGACGGCGGCGCGGGGACGTTCCCCTGTCGGGAGCCCTGCTCGCTCGTCGTCGCCGCCGCGCGCAAGTGGACGAAGTTGGAGGAGGAAGAGACTCACACCTACGAGTTCGACCTCACGCCGTCCGAGAAAGAGCAGGTCGAGGCCATCGTCGACGCCGTCGCCGACGGCAGCACCGACGACATCCGCGAGGCAGACGTCTACGAGGGCGCGAACCGCTACCGGGCGCGGTTCCTCCGCGCGAAGCGATTCGACGGGGACGGGAACCTCTCGGGGACGCCGACGCACCCGGACGAGCACGACGTCGAGGACGGCGGCCACGACGACGGGCACTGA
- a CDS encoding CbiX/SirB N-terminal domain-containing protein: protein MQALVIVAHGSHLNPDSSAPTHAHADTIRETGAFDEVKTGFWKEEPSLREVLRTVESEEVYVVPLFISEGYFTEQVIPRELRLSGWDVSAWDSDGLSADTATFTAEDTGQTVHYCGPAGTHEAMTDVLVRRAETVTGDPDVGEGFGLAVVGHGTERNENSAKAIEYHADRVREMDRFDEVQALYMDEEPEVDDVTDYFESEDVVVVPLFIADGFHTQEDIPEDMGLTDDYRTGYDVPAEVDGHRIWYAGAVGTEGLMADVVLERAADAGADIESAIATVREKTRETDADGETPAAGD, encoded by the coding sequence ATGCAAGCGCTGGTCATCGTGGCGCACGGATCGCATCTCAATCCCGATTCGTCGGCACCGACGCACGCCCACGCGGACACCATCCGCGAGACGGGCGCGTTCGACGAGGTGAAGACGGGGTTCTGGAAGGAGGAGCCCTCGCTGCGGGAGGTCCTCCGGACCGTCGAGTCCGAGGAGGTCTACGTGGTCCCGCTGTTCATCAGCGAGGGGTACTTCACCGAGCAGGTGATCCCGCGGGAACTCCGCCTGTCGGGGTGGGACGTCTCCGCCTGGGACTCCGACGGACTGAGCGCGGACACGGCGACGTTCACCGCCGAGGACACCGGCCAGACGGTGCACTACTGCGGGCCGGCGGGGACGCACGAGGCGATGACAGACGTGCTCGTTCGACGCGCCGAGACGGTGACGGGCGACCCCGATGTCGGCGAGGGCTTCGGGCTCGCGGTCGTCGGCCACGGCACCGAGCGCAACGAGAACTCCGCGAAGGCCATCGAGTACCACGCCGACCGCGTCCGCGAGATGGACCGATTCGACGAGGTGCAGGCGCTGTATATGGACGAGGAACCGGAGGTCGACGACGTCACCGACTACTTCGAGAGCGAGGACGTCGTCGTCGTCCCGCTCTTCATCGCCGACGGGTTCCACACGCAGGAGGACATCCCGGAGGACATGGGACTGACCGACGACTACCGGACGGGCTACGACGTCCCCGCCGAGGTTGACGGCCACCGCATCTGGTACGCCGGCGCGGTCGGCACCGAGGGGCTGATGGCCGACGTGGTGCTGGAACGCGCCGCCGACGCCGGCGCGGACATCGAGTCAGCCATCGCGACGGTTCGGGAGAAGACTCGCGAGACCGACGCTGACGGCGAGACGCCGGCGGCGGGTGACTGA
- a CDS encoding DUF7523 family protein, with protein sequence MSLAAETRAAVRARPWLLRALRAGVVNYTAAAEALDVEGDTDSIATALRRFADDLSPGESSDRDVTVRMRSGVGLAGVDVDDGESASNDTETLLSVGDAAIVTADGSLTAIVVAGDVDSAALAVVVERLAAENVVVDAAGVAGDELVVVVPRRDGANALRLVESALESVPS encoded by the coding sequence ATGTCACTTGCCGCCGAGACGCGGGCCGCGGTCCGGGCCCGTCCGTGGCTCCTGCGGGCGCTGCGCGCGGGCGTCGTGAACTACACCGCCGCCGCGGAGGCGCTGGACGTCGAGGGCGATACCGACTCTATCGCGACCGCGCTCCGTCGGTTCGCCGACGACCTCTCGCCCGGCGAGTCCAGCGACCGCGACGTCACCGTCAGGATGCGCAGCGGCGTCGGGCTCGCGGGCGTCGACGTCGACGACGGTGAATCGGCCTCGAACGACACCGAAACGCTCCTGTCGGTCGGCGACGCCGCCATCGTCACCGCGGACGGCAGTCTGACCGCCATCGTCGTGGCGGGCGACGTGGACTCGGCGGCGCTCGCGGTCGTCGTCGAACGCCTCGCCGCGGAGAACGTCGTCGTCGACGCCGCGGGCGTCGCCGGCGACGAACTCGTCGTGGTCGTGCCGCGGCGCGACGGCGCGAACGCGCTTCGGCTCGTCGAGTCGGCGCTGGAGTCGGTGCCGTCCTGA
- a CDS encoding L-lactate dehydrogenase gives MSAARGKGTVAIVGGAGAVGSSTAFALMDSGLVGEIVLVDIDDERAEGEAMDLDHGAYFTSSVRVRTGDYEDCWDADVVVVTAGASQNPGETRLELMERNAEIFAEIVPEITAGLNDDAVILVVTNPVDVLAYVTWAVSDLPAERVIGSGTVLDTSRFRHALSREFDLDPANVHAYVIGEHGDSEVLVWSSANLGGVPFERYCAHRGVEDVDALKSRIGDDVRNAAYEIIERKGRTNYGVARSVTATVERILGDDDSILTVSTLVDGQHGIEDAYLSLPCTVNRGGVRDVLEFDLSEAEQTDLEESAAVIRESLDRLDLDELAAD, from the coding sequence ATGAGCGCAGCACGCGGGAAGGGGACTGTGGCGATCGTCGGCGGTGCGGGGGCGGTCGGTTCGAGCACCGCTTTCGCCCTGATGGACAGCGGTCTGGTTGGCGAGATCGTCCTGGTCGATATCGACGACGAGCGCGCCGAGGGGGAGGCGATGGATCTCGATCACGGCGCGTACTTCACCTCCTCCGTTAGAGTCAGGACGGGCGACTACGAGGACTGCTGGGACGCGGACGTCGTGGTCGTCACCGCCGGTGCCAGCCAGAACCCCGGCGAGACTCGACTCGAACTGATGGAGCGCAACGCCGAGATCTTCGCCGAGATAGTCCCGGAGATCACCGCGGGACTGAACGACGACGCCGTGATTCTCGTCGTCACCAACCCGGTCGACGTCCTCGCGTACGTCACCTGGGCGGTCTCGGACCTCCCGGCCGAGCGGGTGATCGGGTCGGGGACCGTCCTCGACACGTCGCGGTTCCGCCACGCGCTGAGCCGCGAGTTCGACCTCGATCCCGCGAACGTCCACGCGTACGTGATCGGCGAGCACGGCGACAGCGAGGTGCTCGTCTGGAGTTCCGCGAACCTGGGCGGTGTCCCGTTCGAGCGGTACTGTGCGCACCGGGGCGTCGAGGACGTCGACGCGCTCAAGTCGCGGATCGGCGACGACGTCCGCAACGCCGCCTACGAGATCATCGAGCGCAAGGGCCGGACGAACTACGGCGTCGCTCGCTCGGTGACGGCGACCGTCGAGCGCATCCTCGGCGACGACGACTCGATCCTCACCGTCTCGACGCTCGTCGACGGCCAGCACGGCATCGAGGACGCCTACCTGAGCCTGCCCTGTACCGTCAACCGCGGCGGCGTCCGGGACGTGCTGGAATTCGACCTCTCGGAGGCCGAGCAGACCGACCTGGAGGAGTCGGCGGCGGTGATCCGCGAGTCGCTCGACAGGCTCGACCTCGACGAACTCGCCGCCGACTGA
- the cysS gene encoding cysteine--tRNA ligase, whose protein sequence is MTLSVTNTLTGEREEFEPRNDDEVLLYVCGLTVSDDAHLGHARLWAQADVMHRWLEHEGYDVRHVENFTDVNEKIVARIGEDDLGESEAAVAEHFTSHVIRDMRGLNLKRAEVYPRVSEHVPEIVELVETLVDRGYAYESNGSVYFDVTAFDDYGKLSNQRLDEIESQGADAERSEKHHPADFALWKAGAVDPDDVAEHRHSDLPALDDACGQTWESPWGEGRPGWHVECSAMSMSHLDDTIDIHVGGRDLVFPHHENEIAQSEAATGQQFARYWLHVGLLQTAGDKMSSSLGNFLTVVDALEEYGVDVVRTFYCSTGYRSEQTFGEDEMREAEERWERLERAYEAAVDACDSTDAYAKVEDEAFRESLAGARQEFSAAMNDDFNVREAMAALLELATAVNRHVDRDEKYDFWALRESVEAFEELGGDVFGLSFGESERGGTVVLAEELVELVLEIREAEREAGNYERADDLRDDLAALGVEVQDSDDGPSFRFE, encoded by the coding sequence ATGACGCTGTCCGTGACCAACACCCTGACGGGCGAACGCGAGGAGTTCGAGCCGCGGAACGACGACGAAGTCCTGCTGTACGTCTGTGGGCTCACGGTCTCGGACGACGCCCACCTCGGTCACGCGCGCCTCTGGGCGCAGGCGGACGTGATGCACCGCTGGCTGGAACACGAGGGCTACGACGTGCGCCACGTCGAGAACTTCACCGACGTCAACGAGAAGATCGTCGCGCGGATCGGCGAAGACGACCTCGGCGAGAGCGAGGCGGCGGTCGCCGAGCACTTCACCTCGCACGTGATCCGGGACATGCGCGGCCTGAACCTGAAGCGCGCCGAGGTGTACCCCCGCGTGTCCGAGCACGTCCCCGAGATCGTCGAACTCGTCGAGACCCTCGTCGATCGGGGGTACGCCTACGAGTCCAACGGATCGGTGTACTTCGACGTCACCGCCTTCGACGACTACGGCAAGCTCTCGAACCAGCGACTCGACGAGATCGAGTCCCAGGGAGCCGACGCGGAGCGCTCGGAGAAGCACCACCCGGCCGACTTCGCGCTCTGGAAGGCCGGCGCGGTCGATCCAGACGACGTCGCCGAACACCGCCACTCGGACCTCCCCGCCCTCGACGACGCCTGCGGACAGACCTGGGAGTCGCCGTGGGGCGAGGGCCGACCCGGGTGGCACGTCGAGTGCTCGGCGATGTCGATGTCGCACCTCGACGACACCATCGACATCCACGTCGGCGGCCGGGACCTCGTGTTCCCGCACCACGAGAACGAGATCGCCCAGAGCGAGGCCGCCACGGGCCAGCAGTTCGCCCGCTACTGGCTCCACGTCGGCCTCCTACAGACCGCCGGCGACAAGATGTCCTCCAGCCTCGGCAACTTCCTCACCGTCGTCGACGCCCTCGAGGAGTACGGCGTCGACGTCGTCCGGACGTTCTACTGCTCGACCGGCTATCGCAGCGAACAGACGTTCGGCGAGGACGAGATGCGCGAGGCCGAGGAGCGCTGGGAGCGCCTCGAACGCGCCTACGAGGCCGCCGTCGACGCCTGCGACAGCACCGACGCCTACGCGAAGGTGGAGGACGAAGCGTTCCGCGAGTCGCTGGCGGGGGCTCGCCAGGAGTTTTCGGCGGCGATGAACGACGACTTCAACGTCCGCGAGGCGATGGCGGCGCTTCTGGAACTGGCGACGGCGGTGAACCGCCACGTCGATAGGGATGAGAAGTACGACTTCTGGGCGCTCCGAGAGTCCGTCGAAGCCTTCGAGGAACTCGGTGGCGACGTCTTCGGGCTCTCCTTCGGCGAGAGCGAGCGCGGGGGGACGGTCGTCCTCGCCGAGGAACTGGTCGAACTCGTCTTGGAGATCAGAGAGGCCGAGCGCGAGGCCGGCAACTACGAGCGCGCGGACGACCTCCGCGACGACCTCGCCGCGCTCGGCGTCGAGGTGCAGGACAGCGACGACGGCCCGTCCTTCCGATTCGAATAG
- a CDS encoding DUF357 domain-containing protein: MPADLIEKTDRYEGMFADALAAADVAVPASTPLGEAAGEIREMALSYLEDGRHFRENDDPVNALAAFSYGYGWLDAGVRMGLFEVPDETHLFTME; encoded by the coding sequence ATGCCCGCGGATCTGATCGAGAAGACCGACCGCTACGAGGGGATGTTCGCCGACGCGCTCGCGGCGGCCGACGTCGCCGTCCCGGCGTCGACGCCGCTCGGCGAGGCCGCCGGCGAGATCCGAGAGATGGCACTGTCGTACCTGGAAGACGGCCGGCACTTCCGCGAGAACGACGACCCCGTGAACGCGCTGGCGGCCTTTTCCTACGGCTACGGGTGGCTCGACGCCGGCGTCCGGATGGGGCTGTTCGAGGTTCCCGACGAGACGCACCTGTTCACGATGGAATAG
- a CDS encoding NAD(P)/FAD-dependent oxidoreductase — protein MTADADDVVEHRPLIVAGSGIAGLSAAIYAGRSNNEPLVFEGDEPGGQLTLTTEVDNYPGFPEGISGPELVQNMKQQAERFGAEIKNGIIESVEAKERPFTVRLKNGDVYTADAIIAASGASARTLGIPGEDDLMGYGLSTCATCDGAFFRDEKIMVVGGGDAAMEEANFLTKFASTVYIVHRREEFRAEDYWIDRVMEKVEAGEIEIMRNTEVTELHGSREEGVDHVTLVEHPEGHPTDRLDDPDTEEFDFDVGAVFYAIGHTPNTAYLEGTGVELDDDGYLKAKGGEGGGQTATDVPGIFGAGDVVDYHYQQAATAGGMGVKAALDADDYLEELERGEATAEAGEVAAAAESDD, from the coding sequence ATGACAGCAGACGCTGACGACGTCGTCGAACACCGACCGCTCATCGTCGCGGGCTCCGGTATCGCCGGGCTCTCGGCGGCGATCTACGCCGGCCGTTCGAACAACGAGCCCCTCGTCTTCGAGGGCGACGAGCCCGGCGGACAGCTCACGCTCACCACCGAGGTCGACAACTACCCCGGCTTCCCCGAGGGGATTTCGGGGCCGGAACTGGTTCAGAATATGAAGCAGCAGGCCGAGCGCTTCGGTGCGGAGATCAAAAACGGCATCATCGAGTCGGTCGAGGCGAAGGAACGGCCGTTCACGGTGCGTCTGAAGAACGGCGACGTCTACACGGCCGACGCGATCATCGCCGCCTCGGGCGCCTCCGCCCGCACCCTCGGCATTCCCGGCGAGGACGACCTGATGGGCTACGGCCTCTCGACGTGTGCGACCTGCGACGGCGCGTTCTTCCGCGACGAGAAGATTATGGTCGTCGGCGGCGGCGACGCCGCGATGGAGGAGGCGAACTTCCTCACCAAATTCGCTTCCACCGTGTACATCGTCCACCGCCGCGAGGAGTTCCGGGCGGAGGACTACTGGATCGACCGCGTGATGGAGAAGGTCGAGGCGGGCGAGATCGAGATTATGCGTAACACCGAGGTGACCGAACTCCACGGGAGCCGCGAGGAGGGCGTCGACCACGTCACGCTCGTCGAGCACCCGGAGGGCCACCCGACCGACAGACTCGACGACCCCGACACCGAGGAGTTCGACTTCGACGTCGGCGCGGTGTTCTACGCCATCGGCCACACGCCGAACACGGCGTACCTCGAAGGCACGGGCGTCGAACTCGACGACGACGGCTACCTCAAGGCGAAGGGCGGGGAGGGCGGCGGCCAGACCGCGACCGACGTCCCCGGCATCTTCGGCGCGGGCGACGTCGTCGACTACCACTACCAGCAGGCCGCCACCGCCGGCGGGATGGGCGTGAAGGCCGCCCTCGACGCCGACGACTACCTCGAAGAACTCGAACGCGGCGAGGCGACCGCCGAGGCCGGCGAGGTCGCTGCCGCCGCCGAGAGCGACGACTGA
- a CDS encoding MATE family efflux transporter encodes MSRLRRIGSRIARGLASAGVIDERRLDATVELAWPRVVTGFAIMSKRTVDLALVGLVIGPTAVAGLTLANAFWMVAKFLAIGLAGGTVSLVSQNYGGGDDERAASVVRLSVVLAVALGIPIVAFLGLAAEPLVGLVGDDPTSIGYGATYLAVVAPGLLFEFLNLIASRTYAGVGDTVTPMVARAGGAVANIALSATFVLEFDMGVAGAALGTALATALVTVAFSWGMTGRNYVRGRGASPVPLTLARPFFDLELLRQIARVSTPLVARRAAQGLVVFPLLAIAATFGPVAVAAIGIGRQVRALLASFSWGFSIAASTLVGQELGAGEEREAEAYGWGIVKLSAVVYVLAAAVVVVFADPIAGVFVNEAENRALSAQFVRVAAISVVAMGIDGSVTGALRGAGDTRIPFISALAGLYLVAVPVAWLGTVVPLLGISGLLVALLAETGVPMVVNLWRFRSNRWKAISREYRPTVGD; translated from the coding sequence GTGTCTCGGCTCCGCCGAATCGGCTCGAGGATCGCCCGCGGACTGGCCAGCGCGGGCGTCATCGACGAGCGACGACTCGACGCGACCGTCGAATTGGCGTGGCCGCGCGTCGTCACCGGCTTCGCCATTATGTCGAAGCGAACGGTGGACCTAGCGCTCGTCGGACTCGTCATCGGCCCGACCGCCGTCGCCGGGCTGACGCTCGCGAACGCCTTCTGGATGGTCGCGAAGTTCCTCGCGATCGGTCTCGCCGGCGGGACCGTCTCCCTCGTCTCGCAGAACTACGGCGGCGGCGACGACGAGCGCGCGGCGTCGGTGGTTCGACTGAGCGTCGTCCTCGCCGTCGCGCTCGGCATCCCGATCGTCGCGTTCCTCGGACTCGCGGCCGAGCCGCTGGTCGGGCTCGTCGGCGACGATCCGACGAGCATCGGTTACGGCGCGACCTACCTCGCGGTCGTCGCGCCCGGCCTGCTCTTCGAGTTCCTGAACCTGATCGCCAGCCGGACGTACGCGGGCGTCGGCGACACGGTCACGCCGATGGTGGCCCGCGCGGGCGGTGCCGTCGCCAACATCGCGCTGTCGGCGACGTTCGTCCTCGAGTTCGATATGGGCGTCGCGGGCGCGGCGCTCGGAACCGCGCTGGCGACGGCGCTCGTGACAGTCGCGTTCTCGTGGGGGATGACCGGCCGGAACTACGTCCGCGGGCGCGGTGCGAGCCCGGTCCCGCTCACGCTCGCGAGGCCGTTCTTCGACCTCGAACTGCTCCGCCAGATCGCGCGCGTCTCGACCCCGCTCGTGGCCCGACGGGCCGCCCAGGGGCTGGTCGTCTTCCCCCTGCTCGCCATCGCGGCGACGTTCGGGCCGGTCGCCGTGGCGGCCATCGGCATCGGGCGGCAGGTCCGCGCGCTGCTGGCGAGTTTCTCCTGGGGCTTCTCCATCGCGGCCTCGACGCTCGTGGGCCAGGAACTCGGCGCGGGCGAGGAGCGGGAGGCCGAAGCCTACGGCTGGGGCATCGTCAAACTCTCGGCGGTGGTGTATGTCCTGGCCGCGGCCGTCGTGGTCGTCTTCGCCGACCCCATCGCCGGCGTGTTCGTGAACGAGGCCGAGAACCGCGCGCTCTCGGCGCAGTTCGTCCGCGTCGCCGCCATAAGCGTCGTCGCGATGGGGATCGACGGCTCGGTCACCGGCGCGCTGCGTGGGGCGGGTGACACGCGAATCCCCTTCATCTCGGCGCTCGCAGGCCTGTACCTCGTGGCCGTCCCGGTCGCGTGGCTGGGCACTGTCGTTCCACTGCTCGGGATCTCTGGGCTCCTCGTCGCACTCCTCGCCGAAACCGGCGTGCCGATGGTGGTGAATCTCTGGCGATTCCGCTCGAACCGCTGGAAGGCGATCAGTCGGGAGTATCGCCCGACAGTGGGCGACTGA